From the genome of Streptococcus marmotae, one region includes:
- the efp gene encoding elongation factor P has translation MIDASKLRAGMTFIAPDGKLLRVLEASHHKPGKGNTIMRMKLRDVRTGSTFDTTYRPDEKFEQAIIETRVATYLYQMDDTAYFMDTESFDQYEIPVASVKEELLYILENSEVKIQFYGTEVIGVTVPTTVELVVAETQPSIKGATVTGSGKPATMETGLVVNVPDFIEAGQKLVINTAEGTYVSRA, from the coding sequence ATGATTGATGCAAGTAAATTAAGAGCAGGTATGACATTTATCGCACCAGACGGAAAACTTCTCCGCGTATTAGAAGCGAGTCACCACAAACCAGGTAAAGGAAATACCATCATGCGGATGAAATTGCGCGATGTTCGTACAGGTTCAACGTTTGATACAACCTACCGTCCAGATGAAAAATTTGAACAAGCGATTATCGAAACACGTGTAGCAACCTACCTTTACCAAATGGATGATACAGCTTACTTCATGGATACAGAGTCATTTGATCAATATGAAATTCCAGTAGCAAGTGTCAAAGAAGAATTACTCTACATTCTTGAAAATTCAGAAGTGAAAATTCAGTTCTACGGAACAGAAGTGATTGGTGTGACTGTTCCAACTACGGTTGAATTGGTCGTTGCTGAAACACAACCTTCTATCAAGGGTGCAACAGTTACTGGTTCAGGAAAACCTGCGACAATGGAAACAGGACTTGTGGTGAATGTGCCAGATTTCATTGAAGCTGGTCAAAAATTGGTTATCAACACAGCAGAGGGAACATACGTATCACGTGCTTAA
- the manA gene encoding mannose-6-phosphate isomerase, class I, translating to MAEPLFLQSVMQEKIWGGTRLRNEFGYESASDHIGEYWAISAHPNGVSLIKNGTYAGWKLDDLYREHRELFAHRREDVFPLLTKILDANDWLSVQVHPDDAYGLAHEGELGKTECWYVLVADEGSEIIYGHKALSKEELREKINQKDWEGLLKKVPVKAGDFFYVPSGTIHAIGQGIMILETQQSSDTTYRVYDFDRKDEAGNLRELHLEKSIDVTTIGEPANSRPVTLYADDLRSTLLVANDFFSVYKWEVTGQVHMQRTADYYLVSVLAGQGELIIEGQGYSIRKGDHFILPADVTEWTLKGQELEIIASHP from the coding sequence ATGGCGGAACCATTATTTTTACAATCGGTTATGCAGGAAAAGATTTGGGGCGGGACTAGGCTTCGGAACGAATTTGGTTATGAAAGTGCAAGTGACCATATCGGGGAATACTGGGCGATTTCAGCCCATCCAAACGGGGTTTCCTTGATTAAAAATGGCACCTATGCAGGTTGGAAATTAGATGATTTGTACCGTGAACACCGTGAACTTTTTGCTCATCGCAGAGAAGACGTTTTTCCTCTTTTGACGAAGATTTTAGATGCCAATGACTGGTTGAGCGTACAAGTTCACCCCGATGATGCTTATGGTTTAGCACATGAGGGAGAGCTTGGCAAGACCGAATGCTGGTATGTTTTGGTAGCTGATGAAGGATCTGAAATTATCTATGGGCACAAGGCTCTCTCAAAAGAAGAACTTCGTGAAAAGATTAACCAAAAAGATTGGGAAGGGTTGTTGAAGAAGGTTCCTGTCAAGGCGGGGGATTTCTTCTATGTGCCAAGCGGAACCATTCATGCTATTGGACAAGGCATTATGATTTTGGAAACCCAGCAATCAAGTGATACCACCTACCGTGTCTACGATTTTGACCGAAAAGATGAGGCAGGCAATCTACGAGAATTGCATTTGGAAAAATCCATTGATGTAACAACAATAGGAGAGCCAGCAAATAGCCGTCCTGTGACTCTTTACGCAGATGATTTGCGTTCAACCCTGCTTGTTGCCAATGACTTTTTCAGTGTTTACAAGTGGGAGGTAACAGGGCAAGTTCACATGCAGCGAACAGCTGACTATTACTTGGTCAGTGTCTTGGCTGGTCAAGGGGAACTTATCATTGAAGGGCAGGGCTATTCCATTAGAAAAGGAGACCACTTTATCTTACCTGCCGATGTGACTGAGTGGACTTTGAAGGGGCAGGAATTAGAAATTATTGCTAGTCATCCATAA
- the scrK gene encoding fructokinase ScrK, with protein MTKLYGSLEAGGTKFVCAVGDENFQVVEKTQFPTTTPYETIERTVEFFKRYEDRLAGIAIGSFGPIDIDPNSATYGYITTTPKPHWANVDLLGLIAKEFKIPFYFTTDVNSSAFGEALVRKGVTSLVYYTIGTGIGAGAIQNGEFIGGVGHTEAGHTYVALHPQDVAKEFKGVCPFHNGCLEGLAAGPSLEARTGIRGELIEQNADVWDVQAYYIAQAAVQATLMYRPQVIVFGGGVMAQEHMLKRVRDKFTALMNDYVPTPEATEYIVTPAVAENGSATLGNFALAKQVSEK; from the coding sequence ATGACAAAATTGTATGGTAGCCTAGAGGCTGGAGGGACTAAATTTGTCTGTGCAGTAGGGGATGAGAATTTCCAAGTGGTTGAAAAAACGCAATTCCCAACGACGACACCTTATGAGACGATTGAGCGTACGGTTGAATTTTTCAAACGCTATGAAGATCGTTTGGCAGGGATTGCAATTGGCTCATTTGGACCAATTGATATTGATCCAAATTCAGCTACCTACGGCTATATCACAACGACTCCAAAACCTCATTGGGCAAATGTTGATTTGTTGGGCTTGATTGCAAAAGAATTTAAGATTCCTTTTTACTTTACGACAGATGTGAACTCGTCTGCATTTGGGGAAGCTCTTGTTCGTAAGGGAGTAACGAGCCTCGTTTATTATACAATCGGTACAGGAATCGGAGCTGGTGCTATCCAAAATGGAGAATTCATTGGTGGAGTAGGGCATACAGAAGCTGGTCATACCTATGTTGCCTTGCATCCACAGGACGTTGCTAAAGAATTTAAAGGTGTTTGTCCCTTCCATAATGGCTGTTTAGAGGGCTTGGCAGCAGGTCCGTCATTGGAAGCTCGTACAGGTATTCGTGGGGAATTGATTGAGCAAAATGCGGATGTCTGGGATGTTCAGGCCTACTATATTGCTCAAGCAGCAGTACAGGCAACTTTGATGTATCGTCCACAAGTCATTGTTTTTGGTGGTGGTGTCATGGCGCAAGAACACATGCTGAAACGTGTACGCGATAAATTTACCGCTTTGATGAATGACTATGTACCAACACCAGAAGCAACAGAGTATATTGTAACACCAGCTGTTGCAGAAAATGGCTCAGCAACCCTTGGAAACTTTGCCTTGGCCAAACAAGTCTCTGAAAAATAA
- a CDS encoding M24 family metallopeptidase codes for MEQRLTKLRDELVAQELPAFLITNLKNIYYLTGFWGSAGTVLITAERQVLITDDRYITYAQSVVNDFEVVSDRDALSVVAAILKDSKVTELAFEDEVSVAYYQAMQTVFEGIRLVPTTDMVMNLRMIKDETEIATIQRACQISDQAFLDALDFIKPGKTELEVANFLDFRMREMGSEAVSFDTIAASGYRSAMPHGRASHKVIETGDALTLDFGCIYDHYVSDMTRTIYIGSVSDEEAEIYQTVLAANQALITAAKAGMEYREFDGVPRRVIEAAGYGPYFTHGIGHGMGLDVHEIPYFRQTATDKIQAGMVLTDEPGIYLEGKYGVRIEDDLLITETGCKILTLAPKELIVI; via the coding sequence ATGGAACAACGATTAACGAAGCTGCGCGATGAATTGGTTGCTCAGGAGCTGCCTGCCTTCCTCATCACGAATTTGAAGAATATTTACTATCTGACAGGTTTCTGGGGTTCGGCTGGAACGGTTTTGATTACAGCAGAACGACAAGTGTTGATCACTGATGATCGCTATATCACCTATGCCCAGTCTGTGGTCAACGATTTTGAGGTGGTATCAGACCGAGATGCCCTTTCAGTGGTTGCAGCAATCTTAAAAGATAGCAAGGTAACTGAGTTGGCCTTTGAAGATGAGGTGTCTGTTGCCTATTACCAAGCTATGCAGACCGTATTTGAAGGAATACGCCTAGTGCCAACGACAGATATGGTCATGAACTTACGTATGATTAAGGATGAGACAGAGATTGCGACCATTCAACGTGCCTGTCAGATTTCGGATCAAGCCTTTTTAGACGCTTTGGACTTTATCAAACCAGGAAAAACAGAGCTTGAAGTGGCTAATTTCCTTGATTTTCGCATGCGGGAAATGGGGTCTGAGGCCGTATCCTTTGATACCATTGCCGCATCTGGTTACCGCTCTGCTATGCCGCACGGACGTGCGTCCCATAAGGTCATTGAAACTGGTGATGCTCTGACACTTGATTTTGGCTGTATCTATGACCATTATGTGAGCGACATGACACGTACCATCTATATTGGTTCTGTCAGCGATGAAGAGGCAGAAATCTACCAGACTGTTTTAGCAGCCAACCAAGCCCTGATTACAGCGGCAAAGGCTGGCATGGAATACCGTGAATTTGATGGGGTGCCACGCCGTGTGATTGAAGCGGCAGGCTACGGTCCCTACTTTACGCATGGTATTGGCCATGGTATGGGGCTTGATGTCCATGAAATTCCTTATTTCAGACAAACAGCGACCGATAAGATTCAAGCTGGTATGGTCTTGACGGATGAGCCAGGGATTTATTTGGAAGGCAAATATGGAGTGCGGATCGAAGATGATCTTTTGATTACAGAGACAGGTTGTAAAATCTTGACCTTGGCACCAAAAGAGTTGATTGTGATTTGA
- a CDS encoding LacI family DNA-binding transcriptional regulator — protein MVAKLTDVAKLAGVSPTTVSRVINKKGYLSDKTVKNVTDAMRELGYKPNNLARSLQGKSAKLVGLIFPTISNIFYAELIDYLEKELFSRGYKAIICNSQHDSAKEREYLEMLTANQVDGIISGSHNLGIKDYDRVSAPIIAFDRNLSPSTPIVSSDNYGGGVLAAETLQKAGCIKPIMITGNDDSNSPTGLRQTGFSSIFPHAAIHHISSDFSPVRKEMEIKTILQTSSTDGIFVSGDLTAMLVWNIAQSLGLSIPQDLKLIGYDGTYFIETHYPQLTTIKQPLADIAKLMVDLLVQKIEGSTLEQHYSLPISLLAGRSV, from the coding sequence ATGGTCGCAAAACTCACTGATGTCGCAAAACTAGCCGGAGTCAGCCCTACGACTGTCTCCCGTGTCATCAATAAAAAAGGCTATCTGTCCGACAAAACGGTCAAAAATGTGACCGATGCCATGCGTGAACTGGGCTACAAACCCAACAATCTCGCTCGGAGCCTACAAGGAAAGTCTGCCAAACTCGTTGGACTTATCTTTCCAACTATCAGCAATATCTTTTATGCAGAATTAATTGATTACCTCGAAAAAGAATTGTTCAGCCGTGGCTACAAGGCCATCATCTGTAACAGCCAGCACGATTCTGCCAAAGAGCGAGAATACCTAGAAATGCTGACCGCTAATCAGGTAGACGGTATTATTTCAGGTAGCCATAATCTGGGAATCAAAGACTATGACCGCGTATCGGCGCCGATTATTGCCTTTGACCGCAATTTATCACCGTCCACTCCGATTGTCTCTTCTGACAATTACGGCGGAGGGGTCTTAGCTGCTGAAACACTCCAAAAAGCAGGGTGTATAAAACCGATTATGATTACAGGAAATGACGATTCCAATTCTCCTACAGGCCTTCGGCAAACGGGATTTTCTAGCATTTTTCCACATGCAGCCATTCACCATATTTCAAGCGATTTCTCCCCTGTTCGTAAGGAAATGGAAATCAAAACCATTCTCCAAACAAGCTCAACAGACGGTATCTTTGTTTCGGGGGATTTGACGGCTATGTTGGTCTGGAATATCGCCCAATCCTTGGGCTTATCTATCCCCCAAGACCTCAAACTCATCGGCTATGACGGTACCTATTTTATCGAAACACACTACCCCCAGCTGACTACCATCAAACAGCCCCTAGCAGATATAGCCAAGCTCATGGTGGATCTTCTCGTACAAAAAATTGAGGGATCAACCCTCGAACAACATTATTCTCTACCTATTAGCCTCTTAGCAGGTCGAAGTGTCTAA
- a CDS encoding sucrose-6-phosphate hydrolase: protein MPFTTEERYRAYADWSADYIETIKNNTQNSPWRTNFHIETPHGLLNDPNGFSYFNGKWTLFYQYFPFGAAHGLKSWVHTESTDLVHFEPTGTMVYPDTPLDSHGAYSGSAMQFGDKLFLFYTGNVRDENWIRHPYQIGALMDANGKIEKMDKILIDQPDDTTDHFRDPQIFNFKGDYYAIVGGQNLDKKGIIKLYKAVDNDYLNWEYVADLDFNNDLTAYMMECPNLVFIDEKPVLLYCPQGLDKSILDYDNIYPNLYKIAQSFDPETATMVEPSPLQQLDYGFECYATQAFNAPDGRALAVSWLALPDVEYPTDRYDYQGCLSLVKELTIQDGKLYQYPVEAITSLRTDSQIFAPKAATNNCYELELTVEADSKIDLVLFADANEKGLKLSIDPANGKVTLDRKDCGEAFALDFGTERHCQIDNQVTTANIFIDKSVFEIFINKGEKVFSGRVFPRQDQTGIAVLAGQATGNYYSLDYGRKTH from the coding sequence ATGCCCTTCACAACGGAAGAACGCTACCGTGCTTATGCAGATTGGTCGGCAGACTATATTGAAACCATTAAAAACAACACCCAAAACTCACCTTGGAGAACGAATTTCCATATTGAGACACCACACGGCCTCTTAAATGACCCCAATGGTTTTTCATACTTTAATGGAAAATGGACCCTTTTCTACCAATATTTTCCATTTGGGGCAGCTCATGGGTTGAAATCGTGGGTTCATACTGAGTCAACAGATTTAGTCCACTTTGAGCCAACAGGAACCATGGTCTATCCTGACACACCTCTTGACAGCCACGGTGCTTATTCAGGATCGGCTATGCAGTTTGGTGACAAGCTCTTCCTCTTTTATACAGGAAATGTTCGTGATGAAAACTGGATTCGCCACCCTTACCAAATCGGTGCTCTCATGGATGCCAATGGGAAGATTGAAAAAATGGATAAGATCTTGATTGATCAGCCAGACGACACGACAGACCACTTCCGCGACCCACAAATTTTTAATTTCAAGGGTGACTACTATGCGATTGTCGGCGGACAAAATCTGGACAAAAAAGGAATCATCAAACTCTACAAAGCTGTAGACAATGATTATCTCAATTGGGAGTATGTGGCTGATTTAGATTTCAACAATGACTTGACTGCCTATATGATGGAATGCCCAAATCTTGTTTTCATCGATGAAAAGCCAGTTCTCCTCTATTGTCCGCAAGGACTGGATAAAAGCATTCTTGACTACGACAATATCTATCCAAATCTGTACAAGATTGCACAGTCCTTTGACCCAGAAACAGCTACAATGGTCGAACCAAGCCCCCTTCAACAACTAGATTATGGTTTTGAATGCTACGCCACGCAAGCCTTCAATGCTCCTGATGGACGAGCGCTTGCCGTCAGTTGGCTTGCCCTACCAGATGTGGAATACCCGACAGACCGCTACGATTACCAAGGCTGCCTGTCCCTTGTCAAAGAATTGACGATTCAAGACGGCAAACTCTACCAGTACCCTGTTGAAGCGATTACGAGCCTTCGTACAGATAGCCAGATTTTCGCCCCCAAAGCCGCAACAAACAATTGCTACGAATTGGAATTGACAGTAGAAGCAGATAGCAAGATTGACTTGGTTCTCTTTGCAGACGCAAACGAAAAAGGACTTAAACTCTCTATTGACCCTGCCAATGGAAAGGTAACTCTTGACCGCAAGGACTGTGGTGAAGCTTTTGCCCTCGACTTTGGTACTGAACGTCATTGCCAAATTGACAACCAAGTAACAACCGCTAACATCTTCATCGACAAGTCTGTCTTTGAAATTTTCATTAATAAAGGAGAAAAGGTATTTTCTGGACGTGTCTTCCCGCGCCAAGACCAGACAGGTATTGCGGTGCTAGCAGGTCAAGCGACTGGAAATTACTACTCATTAGATTATGGTCGCAAAACTCACTGA
- a CDS encoding Asp23/Gls24 family envelope stress response protein, translated as MAKENVGEIVIAPRVLEVITGIASAKVEGVHSLHNKSVKDGLSKTALNRGVYLQTDEKGEVTADIYVYLEYGVNVPTVSMNIQRAVKTAVANYADVTVKTVNIHVDGIVPDKTPKPDLKDLFGEDFLDEE; from the coding sequence ATGGCAAAAGAAAATGTAGGCGAAATTGTGATTGCACCTCGCGTGTTAGAAGTGATCACAGGAATTGCTTCTGCAAAGGTGGAAGGTGTGCACTCTCTCCATAATAAAAGTGTTAAAGATGGTTTGTCAAAGACTGCCTTAAATCGTGGTGTGTATCTCCAAACAGATGAAAAAGGCGAAGTGACGGCGGACATCTATGTCTATTTGGAATACGGCGTGAATGTACCGACAGTATCAATGAACATTCAACGCGCGGTAAAAACAGCTGTTGCAAACTATGCAGATGTCACAGTGAAAACCGTGAATATCCATGTGGATGGTATCGTGCCAGACAAGACACCAAAACCAGACTTAAAGGATTTGTTTGGTGAGGACTTCTTAGATGAAGAATAA
- a CDS encoding sucrose-specific PTS transporter subunit IIBC: MNNTEIAKNVIEALGGRENVNSVAHCSTRLRVMVKDENKIDKARVEDIEKVQGAFFNSGQYQIIFGTGIVNKIYDEVVALGLPTSSKDEMKAEAAKQGNAFQRAIRTFGDVFVPIIPAIVATGLFMGFRGLLTQEAIMSFFGIAEYNPDFITYTQILTDTAFIVLPALVVWSTFRVFGGNQTIGIVLGMMLISGSLPNAWAVASGGDVTPMQFFGFIPVVGLQGSVLPAFIIGIVGAKFEKFVRKYVPEVLDLLVTPFVTLLVMSILGLFVIGPVFHVVENYILAATNALLALPFGLPGLLIGGVHQVIVVSGVHHIFNLLESQLVANTGANPFNAIITAAMTAQGAATIAVGVKTKNPKLKALAFPAALAAFLGITEPAIFGVNLRFRKPFFLSLIAGAIGGAVASLLGLAGTGFGITIIPGTLLYVNGQLFSYILMVAVSFVAGFTLTYMFGFEDEEAPAKKSEPVVTTEAVKEAPAALVNEETFVSPLSGEVVALENVNDPVFSSGAMGKGLAVKPSEGVVYAPADAEVTIAFETGHAYGLKTASGAEILIHIGIDTVSMNGEGFEKLVAAGDKVTAGTAIAKFDASKIAAAGLDDTTMIIVTNTAEFATVEALADATVAHGDAFLKVAK, translated from the coding sequence ATGAATAACACTGAAATTGCAAAAAATGTCATCGAAGCCTTGGGCGGACGTGAGAATGTCAACAGTGTAGCTCACTGTTCCACTCGCCTACGTGTCATGGTAAAAGATGAAAATAAAATCGACAAAGCACGTGTCGAAGATATTGAGAAGGTACAAGGTGCGTTCTTTAATTCAGGTCAATACCAAATCATCTTTGGTACGGGTATTGTAAATAAGATCTATGATGAAGTCGTAGCACTTGGTTTGCCAACTTCTTCGAAAGATGAGATGAAAGCAGAAGCTGCTAAGCAAGGAAATGCCTTCCAACGTGCCATTCGTACATTTGGTGACGTCTTTGTTCCAATCATTCCAGCAATCGTAGCGACTGGTTTGTTCATGGGCTTCCGTGGCTTGTTGACACAAGAAGCGATTATGTCCTTCTTTGGTATAGCGGAGTATAACCCTGACTTTATCACCTATACTCAAATTTTAACAGATACAGCCTTTATCGTCCTTCCGGCCCTTGTGGTATGGTCAACCTTCCGTGTATTTGGTGGAAACCAAACCATCGGTATCGTACTTGGAATGATGCTCATCTCTGGTTCTTTACCAAACGCTTGGGCAGTAGCTTCAGGTGGGGATGTGACGCCAATGCAATTCTTTGGCTTTATTCCAGTCGTTGGTTTGCAAGGATCTGTTCTTCCAGCCTTCATTATCGGTATTGTTGGTGCTAAATTTGAGAAATTTGTCCGCAAGTATGTCCCAGAAGTACTTGACCTCTTGGTAACACCATTTGTGACCCTCCTTGTGATGTCTATTCTTGGGTTGTTTGTCATTGGTCCAGTCTTCCACGTGGTTGAAAACTACATTTTAGCTGCGACAAATGCTCTTCTTGCTCTTCCATTTGGTCTTCCAGGTCTTTTGATTGGGGGCGTTCACCAAGTAATCGTGGTATCAGGTGTTCACCATATCTTCAACTTGTTGGAATCTCAATTGGTGGCAAATACCGGAGCAAACCCATTTAACGCCATTATCACTGCGGCTATGACAGCACAAGGTGCGGCAACCATCGCAGTTGGTGTGAAAACAAAAAATCCTAAATTGAAAGCTCTTGCTTTCCCAGCAGCTCTTGCAGCCTTCTTGGGAATTACAGAGCCAGCCATCTTTGGTGTAAACTTACGCTTCCGTAAACCATTCTTCCTTTCATTGATTGCAGGTGCAATCGGTGGAGCGGTTGCTTCCCTTCTAGGACTTGCAGGTACTGGATTTGGAATTACAATTATTCCAGGTACTCTCCTTTACGTGAACGGACAACTCTTCTCTTACATCTTAATGGTTGCGGTATCATTCGTAGCAGGTTTCACGCTTACTTACATGTTCGGATTTGAAGATGAAGAAGCTCCTGCAAAAAAGTCTGAACCAGTAGTGACTACTGAAGCAGTAAAAGAAGCTCCAGCGGCTCTTGTTAATGAAGAAACCTTTGTTTCACCACTTTCAGGTGAAGTAGTTGCCCTTGAAAATGTTAATGACCCTGTCTTTTCATCAGGCGCAATGGGGAAAGGTCTTGCTGTAAAACCTTCTGAAGGTGTTGTGTATGCGCCGGCAGATGCAGAAGTCACTATTGCCTTTGAAACTGGTCATGCTTATGGCTTGAAGACGGCAAGTGGTGCGGAAATTCTTATCCACATCGGTATTGATACTGTATCCATGAATGGTGAAGGATTCGAAAAATTAGTTGCAGCAGGCGACAAGGTTACAGCAGGGACAGCTATTGCTAAGTTTGATGCAAGCAAAATTGCAGCAGCAGGTCTCGATGATACAACGATGATTATCGTGACCAACACAGCAGAATTTGCAACTGTTGAAGCTCTTGCAGATGCGACAGTAGCGCATGGCGATGCCTTCCTTAAAGTTGCAAAATAA
- the nusB gene encoding transcription antitermination factor NusB yields the protein MKNKQNESRHYLRQCALQAIVSLEFGQEPIQAAQFAYLYDHEEEQEVEIPLFLLNLVTGVAGVQDEIDAQLAPRLKAGWTLDRLTLIDKNIMRLGLFEMLYFEETPDRVAVNEAIELAKEFSDPASAKFINGVLSQFIKKEEA from the coding sequence ATGAAGAATAAGCAAAACGAATCACGGCATTACTTGCGCCAATGTGCGCTTCAAGCGATTGTATCCTTGGAGTTTGGACAGGAACCTATTCAAGCAGCTCAATTTGCCTACCTGTATGACCATGAAGAAGAGCAAGAAGTGGAGATTCCGCTCTTTCTGCTCAACCTGGTCACAGGAGTTGCAGGTGTGCAGGATGAGATTGATGCTCAATTAGCTCCACGTTTGAAAGCAGGTTGGACCTTGGATCGCTTGACCTTGATTGATAAAAATATTATGCGTTTGGGGCTATTTGAAATGTTGTATTTTGAAGAAACACCAGATCGTGTAGCAGTCAATGAAGCAATCGAGCTGGCCAAAGAATTTTCAGACCCTGCTTCTGCAAAGTTTATCAATGGTGTCTTAAGTCAGTTTATCAAAAAAGAAGAAGCCTAA